The genomic interval tttatttatttttacttttgtttcttttgccttgggagactgaactaagaaaatattgcaatgatttatgtcagagattgtttttcctatgttctaggagttttatgtcatgtcttatattcaagtctttaagccattttggaATTTACTGTATATATGGTATGAcggagtgttttaatttcattgatttacatgtgattgtccagttttctcaacaccacCTGCTAAagtgactgtcttttctccatcatatatacttttctcctttgacaAAGATTAATTGATGATAGATGTGGAGGGTCAtctctgagctctctattctcttccattgatccatgtgtctgtttttgggccagtaccatgctgttttgatttaTTGTACCTGTGCAGTATTGTCTGATGTCTGGGAGGGTTATggctccagttttgttcttcttcctcatgattgctttggcaattctgggtcttttgtggttctataTAAATTTAAGAGTAATTTATTCTACTTCtgccatgggtaatttgatagggattgcattaaatctgtagaatGCCTTGGTAACATTgctattttagcaatattaattcttccaatccaagagcacgggatacctttccatttctttgaatcatcttcaatcTCCTTTGTCAATGTTTTACAGTTCTCGGCATACTGTTCTCACCTCCTTGGCAAAGTTTATTcctatgtttcttttttatgtgattttaaacaggatttttttaaactttctctttctgatatttcatttgtAGCGTAAAGAtgtgcaacagatttctgtatattaattttgtatcccaGCAATCTATATTTGTAACCAGCACTCAGGCAGCTATTAGACAGCCAGCTCCATGTTGTTTTGGGAACCATGCAGCAGGGTGTGGTGATATCTGTGTTCTAATTTCTTTGGCAGTGAAGTTGTGATGATCTACAGTGTGACTCTGGATATTCTGAGAGGCTGAGTAGAGTTACATGTAATAATGTCTGAAAAACATCTAAATGGCACTAGACAGCTTGTGACTCAAGGTCCCACTCAGTGTAGGCTGGGAATGTGAATTCTGAGTGGGCTCTGACTGTCAGGTAAGGTTTTATTCCCTTAGGCCAAGTCTGAGAGCAGCCAAGGTGCAGGCATGGTATGATTACGGGGGCAATGCACAAGACCTGCTCTGCAGATCAAATTTCTGGAGACTCTGGTGGACACTCTATGTTACAGGTTCCAAAAATTCAATTTCATTAGATTTTTCAAAGAAGGTTAAGATCAAATGAACTAATTCATACTTGTTAAACTCACAAAACATTGAAGTGTAAAACAGATACTGTATAAGAAATAAACCTGCTCAAGAGATGAAAAACTTCATGTTTTTAAGCCAGCACATCTCTCCCTATAAGACTATCTGGGAAGTCGAATTAAAATAGAAACTTGGTATGTAAACAGGAACTAGATCTGGAGGAATGGGCCATGTGGCCTTAATGGCCAGAATCACTGAACTGTGATAGCCTGAGGACCCCAACTACATGGCAAAGAAAGTTATTCAGAAGCCTTTGATTTGCAGGTAAGTTCTGGATATACACAACATATATAGACATAGGACATTGGTTTAGGAAtcattgactacacaaaaatGTCCTTCATTTTATTAAGTTTCATGAGATTTTTAGTCTGTTCTTCATGATTTTGACTGAAACACAACCTGGCTTTTAGATAAGTGGTTTTTTAGTTGAATCCTACAGTGTAGGCTTAAAATTAGAGACATGATACATATTATGATCCCCCTGTATTGACATAAGCAAGCCATTAGAAATCAAACATGTATTTTCTGCCTTCAGTATTCCTAGAGATGAAAAAGAGAGATTGAAATGGAAGCATCCAACCAATCCAGCGTGACAGAGTTTGTCTTGCTGGGCCTCTCTGCCCACCCCAAACTAGAGAAAACGTTCTTTGTGCTCATCCTGTCCATGTACCTGGTGATCCTGCTGGGCAATGGGGTCCTCATCCTGGtgactgtgtctgactctcacctgcacacacccatgtatttcttcctggGGAACCTCTCCTTCCTGGACATCTGCTACACAACCTCCTCAGTCCCCCTGGTCCTGGATGGCTTCCTGACCCCCAGGAAAACTATCCCCTTCTCAGCCTGTGCCATACAGATGTTCCTCTCCTTTGCCATGGGAGCCACAGAGTGTGTGCTTCTGGGCATGATGGCATTTGATCGCTACATGGCCATCTGCAACCCCCTGAGATACTCCATAGTCATGAGAAAGGCTGTCTATGTGTCCATGGCTGCCAGCTCCTGGCTGGCTGGTGGAGCTAACTCCTTGGTACAGATCTCTCTTGCAGTACAATTACCCTTCTGTGGGGACAACGTCATCAACCACTTCATCTGTGAGATCCTGGCTGTCCTGAAGTTGGCCTGTGCTGACATCTCCATCAATGTGGTCAGTATGGGGGTGGCCAATGTGATCTTCCTGGGAGTCCCAGTTCTGTTCATTCTTGTCTCCTACATCTTCATCCTTACCACCATCCTGAGGATCCCCTCAGTTGAGGGGAGGAAAAAGGCCTTCTCTACCTGCTCTGCCCACCTCACTGTGGTGGTCATCTTCTATGGGACTATTCTTTTCATGTATGGGAAGCCCAAATCCAAGGACCCCCTGGGGGCAGACAAACAGGAACTTGCAGACAAACTCATCTCCCTCTTCTATGGACTTCTGACCCCCATGCTCAACCCCATAATCTACAGCCTCAGGAACAAAGATGTTAAGGCTGCTGTGAAGAACCTCATGGTTCAGAAACACTCCACTCAGTGATTGTGGGATGTGTCCCATGATATGATCTGCACACTCTGATGACTGTCACTTGAAAATCCCAATGCGAAGTAATGCCAGGTGAGGGGCAAACTCAGTTTAGAGCCATGCTACCCACAGTGTGGTCCAtggagcagcagcatcagcaacaCCTGGGAGCTTATTGGGCATGTAGAATCTTGGGGCCCATTCCAGACCTACTGAGttagaatctacattttaacaagattccccAGGTAATTCATATGCATAGTACACATTGGGAAGTATTAGTTAAGAGTGTACAGTGGGGGACtaccctagtggtctagtggttaaggatccacctgccagtgcaggggacattgattcaatccctgatccaggaactagaatcccacatgtggcagagaaactaagcccgctcaccgcaactagacagCTCTCACACCACACTGAAAGATCCCACACAACGCAACAAAGatctcgcatgctgcaactaaggcctgacatggccaaataaacaaataatatatctctctatataaaGAGTATACAGTGGATGTGCGGTGTTCCTTCAGACCCGACTCTCACCTACCTCGGGCTGAAGCTCTTATAGCCTCAGCTGCTCAGAGTGCTGACAGTGAGTCCCTCTGCTGGCCTGCCCTTGGTCCAAGAGAGTTTACTCACCCAAAGTCACATTCCCTTCCCAGAGGCAGCACACATCTACTGATTAGTCATTGTCAATATAGAGTCCTGATCTTCCTTGCTTCCGATGGGGATGACTCTAAAGAGCCATCCCACCCTGAGAGCTTCCTCATGACAGAGTTCTTCCTCTGCTCagccctgcttccttccccaccccctactCCACAGGTGTTGATCTTAGCAGCACTCCCCAGTCAGCATCCTGCATGAAAATCTCCCCACCAGAGCCGACTTCCTGGGAGACCCAACCCGGGACAGAGAATAATGGTCAGTCTCGGCACTGATACATGAACCTCATGTGGGGTTCCCAGAGCACGTTCTTCTCAAGTGTTTCCTGCAGCCTGACTCCCAAGGAAAGTAACTCAACAAATTCCTTTTgttcagacaaagaaaaaattatccCCTACAAACAACTTGCTAAATTCGATTCTCTTACTTTTCAGTTCTATGAATGGAACTTCATTTGTATTTACTGTATGAGTGTCTTTACTCCAACTCAGAGCATTGGCAACACCCTGGGCATATGAGTGCGGTATCAGGTCTATGAGGTTTTATCCGAGGACAAAGATGTTTGATGTCTGGAAAATATGTTGGCTCTTaactacaaacaaaataaattaaattaaaaactcttaaaaatctcTTAATAATTGTAAATTTACATGCCTATAAAGGGGAATATATGTCAACCACAGTAATGGGTAAATTTCGGTATTCACGTgccatattttaaaacacttggtACTTAGGTACTTCTATAGGAACTCCTGGGCTTTAATGATTATTGTTGAGAAGACATAgaattacaaattaaataagtCACTTGTAAGTCAAATAGTTTTAataacagaagtagaaaaattatttcagatttaCCACAAGATCATACTTATAATGAGATGTAGGTACATTTTGACATGTTGTGGGGTGGGAACTCTGAGAGTCCCCAGGCCTGTGACAGCCTTCATATGGACCTGATAGTTACAGATATATTGGGTTGTAGTGCCTAAAATTTAATCAGCACACAGGTGCTCAATAAGACACACAGACTTCGCTCCCCAATTAACTTTCAACCTTCCCTTACCCACCTTCACCTCTTGTGCTCAGAGAGACGTGGGGCGTGTGGCTGGTAGACTTCTTTGCGAGGTCCAAGATGGGGACACTTTTCCCTAAGAGATAACCCTAACCATGCCACCCTGTACCTGTGGGTGGTAGAGATCCCCAGGCAGGGGCTCTAGGGCCCCTTCTTCTCAGTCCTTATGAAAATGATGAAAGCGTGGATGGAGGGGGCTGAACCCACACTCTATGATGAGACCTCTGCATTTCCCGTGTACTAACAGGGACTATGATGCCTGCAGGGATGACAAGCATATAGAAAGAACTCGGACTGCAACTTCCTTCATCTTACTAATGAAGCATTAGTACTTAGGATCTTTTTATTAGCAAATTATCCTACTTCTCtttaaaacaaatctttttttttttttttttttttttaatactacacATTTCTTCTCTTATTCCCCTACGTATGCTTACATCTGACTTTCAGGTAAACAAATCAGCAgtcagtttttatattttcagaaccGTGCTCACCACTAATCAAGGTCAGGTATTCCCCAAGAACATGGCTCTCACGAGGCTACCCTTGCAGGGGCCTGTGACTCAGCACCCCcttttcagattttcatttttaaattgaagtatagttgatattcgaggttgtgttagtttctgatattcagcaaagtgatcagttatatacacacacacactaagaccAGTCTTTATCAGTTGCTTTTGATAGAGATTAGGCTTCAATCTAAAGCTCCTCACCTCCTCTCAGCTTTCCCCCTCATCCACTTCTAAGGGAAACACCCCATCCTCAGGCCTCCTAAACAGGCTTCGTCATGTCCCATACCACCTGACTCACCTCACTGGCCCCCGGTGAGACTACCTGAAAGATTCCATGTTCCTAGCCACCAGAGATCTCCAACTATCCAGAAGCCAGTCACCTGCCTGGCCTGTAACTCTGGAGCAACTTTCACCTACAGCATGACCCTGTTGCTCTTTCACCAAACCCAGAGCCCTCTTGGCCCCTCATGTCCTCTGCTTTAGCCTGTAATCCTCACTCAGCTCAGTATGATGCTGAGGGACTGCAGGGAGGGCCAGCACCTCTGGAGCAGAGGGATGACCACCTTTAGCCTTGCAGAGACAAGGGCAGAGTCCCCTTTAATAGATACCATTGTGGTCAAAGCACAATCAGACCTtagttctctcctctcctcccaggaaAGTCAGCAAGGCAAGGACGGAAACTTCTTAATCTAAGGAATATTAGTGAGTTGAGATTTACACAGAGCTGTCTGCAGCTTATCTAATTGGGTTTATGGAACACGGGCCCTACACTCCTGTGAGGCCTCCACCAAACTTTAAATTGCTTCTGGGATTAAAACTGGCCCCGAACAACCAGAGCTCTAGATTGCTCCACGGCTCCTTGACAGAACCTCTGGAGAGAGGGCTGGGGCAAAGAGCATGACCGCCAGGACCTCAGAAAGCAGTTCCTTGAGCTGTTCTCCCTCCTGCTAGCTCACTGCAGGTGGACAAGGCCAGGGAAGGGAGCAATCAGAGCCCCTGCAGCTACGGCCAAGGCCCAATTCTCATTCACTGGCTGTGAACTCTGAAGGGACTGCTCGGCTCCAAGGCAGCTACACCGAACTTGCTGCATGCTTCCAGGCACAGCCTCACCAGCAGGGGATGGTCAGGGCAGGCAGTTCAAGCCATCACCTCCCAGCCATCTTCCCTGCCCAGGTGAGCTCCTGTCCCCACCATGGCCTCATCCCCACGTGGGCGCAGACCTGTTTCTCTCTGTGGCCAAACCTTCCTCAGATTGGTGGGGAGCAGAGGACAGGTGGCACAAGTGGGGACTGGTCACAGCTTCCATCTCTCTGAAGGGTTTTAAAGGGAAGGGAACAGGCACGGCCTGGAAGCCTAGACCCACTTTGGGACAGAGCAGGGTTGAGGAGTGGGGATGATATTAGAAAAAAGAAGTTTCTGTTCAGTTTAAAGGAAAACTTTCCAACAATAGAGGATCTCTGATCAAGGAGTGGGAGCCAAGGTATTCAAGGTATTCAAATAACTCAAGCTATTCAAAGGAGCAATTGGAAAAATTGGGTCTCATAGAAAGTATTTACACAATGGAGGCGAAAGAGGCAAGACCAGTTATTTTACAACATTCCTGCCTAGTCTGACACTCTTTAGTCATTTTCTCAAATGTTCCTGACACCTACAGTTAATCTCCTCTAATAATTGCATGAGGGTAGCTTGAGACTCTGCCTGGTTTCTCCCACCCAATTTCCCCCAGCCAGCACCAGTGTAATAGTCACAGATGCAGTGAATGAAGCCCAGGGACACACTGCTATGAGGCAGATGTCTTGGAGAAAGTTGTGACACCTCTATTTCACATGAGTGTCCTGGGGAAGTGAGGATGACCAAG from Bos mutus isolate GX-2022 chromosome 8, NWIPB_WYAK_1.1, whole genome shotgun sequence carries:
- the LOC102288354 gene encoding olfactory receptor 13C7 — translated: MEASNQSSVTEFVLLGLSAHPKLEKTFFVLILSMYLVILLGNGVLILVTVSDSHLHTPMYFFLGNLSFLDICYTTSSVPLVLDGFLTPRKTIPFSACAIQMFLSFAMGATECVLLGMMAFDRYMAICNPLRYSIVMRKAVYVSMAASSWLAGGANSLVQISLAVQLPFCGDNVINHFICEILAVLKLACADISINVVSMGVANVIFLGVPVLFILVSYIFILTTILRIPSVEGRKKAFSTCSAHLTVVVIFYGTILFMYGKPKSKDPLGADKQELADKLISLFYGLLTPMLNPIIYSLRNKDVKAAVKNLMVQKHSTQ